In Hevea brasiliensis isolate MT/VB/25A 57/8 chromosome 13, ASM3005281v1, whole genome shotgun sequence, a single genomic region encodes these proteins:
- the LOC110659720 gene encoding uncharacterized protein LOC110659720 produces MAGPYLGSLLSISILILAFHTSYSQASLENGNEIKSATFLSPKFVLGPGSVENRFYYNIDFPRGHIAIKSFNAEVIDEAGNPVPLHETYLHHWVVVRYYQRLDVANIENNDRLQVRQSDHLFAGNSGICQGSLLRQYFGLGSETRRTATHVPDPYGIEIGNPAEIPAGYEERWLLNVHAIDTRGAEDKLGCTECRCDLYNVTVDEYDRPLRPDYKGGLFCCYDHTQCKVRTGFEGTSRSLYLRYTVKWIAWDSSIIPVKIFIFDVTDTGKRLNVSTGINTESGCQVEYEVEACSTTGVTGNGCIHIKRTSLTMPTGGYVIYGVAHQHTGGVGSTLHGEDGRVICTSVPTYGEGMEAGNEAGYIVGMSTCYPKPGSIEIADGERLILESKYSNAQKHTGVMGLFYILVADRTPKHTTFLDSLVHAHESVEPSTHAWAVVVLLGFAITVGVAAAVHSWLKKGNDDGYQPIRV; encoded by the exons ATGGCGGGTCCTTATCTTGGAAGCTTACTTTCCATATCAATATTGATACTGGCATTTCACACTTCTTATTCACAAGCCTCACTGGAGAATGGAAATGAGATAAAGTCTGCCACTTTTCTATCCCCCAAGTTTGTGTTGGGACCAGGATCAGTTGAGAACAGATTTTACTACAACATAGATTTCCCAAGAGGTCATATTGCTATTAAGAGTTTTAATGCTGAAGTAATTGATGAGGCTGGGAATCCTGTCCCACTTCATGAAACATATCTGCACCACTGGGTTGTTGTAAGATACTATCAACGTTTGGATGTGGCAAATATTGAGAACAATGACAGGCTGCAGGTTCGTCAATCAGATCATCTTTTTGCAGGGAACAGTGGGATATGCCAAGGCAGTCTTCTTAGACAGTATTTTGGCCTTGGATCTGAAACACGGAGAACAGCTACCCATGTTCCAGATCCTTATGGAATAGAAATCGGTAATCCTGCTGAAATTCCTGCAGGATATGAGGAGAGATGGTTGCTTAATGTGCATGCAATCGATACTCGAGGGGCTGAAGATAAGTTGGGATGCACTGAATGCAGGTGTGACCTATACAATGTCACAGTCGATGAATATGATCGTCCTCTGAGGCCAGACTATAAAGGAGGGTTATTTTGTTGCTATGACCATACACAGTGCAAAGTTAGAACAGGTTTTGAGGGGACCAGCCGGAGCCTCTACCTTAGGTATACAGTGAAGTGGATTGCTTGGGATAGTTCCATCATCCCAGTTAAAATCTTTATATTTGATGTCACTGATACTGGGAAAAGGCTGAATGTCTCTACAGGAATAAATACAGAGAGTGGTTGCCAG GTTGAGTATGAGGTAGAGGCTTGCAGCACAACTGGTGTGACGGGTAATGGGTGCATTCACATCAAAAGGACAAGCCTAACCATGCCAACAGGTGGTTATGTCATATATGGCGTTGCCCACCAGCATACTGGGGGTGTTGGTTCAACTCTGCATGGAGAG GATGGACGTGTTATATGCACCTCAGTACCAACTTATGGGGAAGGAATGGAGGCAGGAAACGAGGCTGGTTATATTGTAGGAATGTCCACCTGTTATCCTAAACCAGGTTCTATAGAGATAGCAGACGGGGAGAGGCTAATTCTGGAATCTAAGTACAGCAATGCTCAAAAGCACACAGGAGTTATGGGGCTTTTCTACATTTTGGTTGCAGACCGGACACCAAAGCACACAACTTTCTTAGATTCTCTTGTTCAT GCACATGAAAGCGTGGAACCATCCACACATGCTTGGGCTGTAGTAGTTCTGTTGGGATTTGCAATAACCGTTGGTGTAGCTGCTGCTGTTCATTCTTGGTTAAAGAAGGGAAACGATGATGGCTACCAACCAATTCGGGTGTAG
- the LOC110659719 gene encoding calcium-dependent mitochondrial ATP-magnesium/phosphate carrier protein 2 isoform X1, translating into MSGAGHAVEHRVGLPEMDTNPNRSGCCNPVKKSGPISMDHVLLALRETKEERDVRLRSLFNFFDASNTGYLDYAQIEAGLSALQIPAEYKYAKDLLKVCDANRDGRVDYQEFRRYMDDKELELYRIFQAIDVEHNGCILPEELWDALVKAGIEIDDEELARFVEHVDKDNNGIITFEEWRDFLLLYPHEATIENIYHYWERVCLVDIGEQAVIPEGISEHVNRSKYFIAGGIAGAASRTATAPLDRLKVFLQVQTTHARFVSAVKKIWKQDGLLGFFRGNGINVVKVAPESAIKFYSYELLKNVIGDFKGGDKDVIGPAERLLAGGMAGAVAQTAIYPLDLVKTRLQVCEGGNAPKLGALTKNIWVQEGPRAFYKGLVPSLLGMIPYAGIDLAAYETLKDMSKTYILHDSEPGPLVQLGCGTVSAAFGASCVYPLQVIRTRMQAQRSNSAAAYKGMSDVFWRTLQNEGYRGFYKGLFPNLLKVVPSASITYLVYEAMKKSLDL; encoded by the exons ATGTCCGGGGCGGGTCACGCCGTCGAGCACCGTGTTGGGTTGCCGGAGATGGATACAAACCCCAACCGCTCCGGTTGTTGCAACCCGGTTAAGAAATCGGGTCCTATATCAATGGATCATGTCCTGTTGGCATTGCGGGAAACCAAAGAAGAGAGGGATGTTAGATTACGGAGTCTGTTTAATTTCTTTGACGCCTCGAATACTGGATACTTGGATTACGCGCAGATCGAGGCAGGATTATCGGCGCTGCAGATTCCGGCGGAGTATAAATACGCTAAGGATTTGTTGAAGGTTTGCGATGCGAATAGGGATGGACGGGTAGATTATCAGGAGTTTAGGAGGTATATGGACGATAAAGAGCTGGAGCTGTACCGGATTTTTCAGGCTATTGATGTGGAACACAACGGGTGCATTTTGCCTGAAGAGTTATGGGATGCGCTTGTCAAGGCTG GGATTGAAATCGATGATGAGGAGCTTGCCCGTTTTGTGGAGCATGTTGATAAGGATAATAATGGAATTATAACTTTTGAAGAATGGAGAGATTTTCTTTTGCTTTATCCACATGAAGCTACAATTGAAAACATATACCATTACTGGGAAAGGGTATGCCTCGTAGATATTGGAGAGCAAGCTGTTATTCCAGAAGGCATCAGTGAGCATGTTAATAGGAGTAAATATTTTATTGCAGGGGGAATAGCAGGAGCTGCCTCTCGTACTGCAACTGCTCCACTTGATCGCTTGAAGGTGTTTTTGCAAGTTCAGACAACACATGCTCGTTTTGTTTCTGCTGTAAAGAAGATTTGGAAACAAGATGGCTTATTGGGTTTCTTTCGAGGTAATGGAATAAATGTTGTGAAGGTAGCACCAGAAAGCGCTATTAAGTTTTATTCTTATGAATTGTTGAAGAACGTCATTGGGGATTTTAAGGGGGGAGACAAAGATGTTATAGGTCCTGCTGAGAGACTTTTGGCCGGTGGAATGGCTGGTGCAGTGGCACAAACTGCTATCTATCCATTAGATCTTGTGAAAACTCGATTGCAAGTTTGTGAAGGTGGAAATGCTCCGAAGCTGGGAGCTCTAACAAAGAATATATGGGTTCAGGAAGGACCACGAGCCTTTTATAAAGGCCTTGTGCCATCTCTTCTTGGAATGATACCTTATGCTGGCATTGACCTTGCTGCCTATGAAACGCTGAAAGACATGTCAAAGACATATATTCTGCATGACAGTG AACCGGGTCCTCTTGTGCAATTGGGTTGTGGGACAGTCTCAGCAGCCTTTGGAGCATCATGTGTTTATCCCTTGCAGGTTATTAGAACCAG AATGCAAGCACAACGTTCTAATTCTGCTGCTGCTTATAAGGGTATGTCTGATGTATTTTGGAGAACACTCCAGAATGAAGGTTATAGAGGTTTCTACAAAGGACTCTTCCCAAATCTTCTCAAGGTTGTGCCATCTGCAAGCATAACATATTTGGTTTACGAAGCTATGAAAAAGAGTCTGGATCTTTGA
- the LOC110659719 gene encoding calcium-dependent mitochondrial ATP-magnesium/phosphate carrier protein 2 isoform X2 — protein sequence MGCACQGCFCFTGIEIDDEELARFVEHVDKDNNGIITFEEWRDFLLLYPHEATIENIYHYWERVCLVDIGEQAVIPEGISEHVNRSKYFIAGGIAGAASRTATAPLDRLKVFLQVQTTHARFVSAVKKIWKQDGLLGFFRGNGINVVKVAPESAIKFYSYELLKNVIGDFKGGDKDVIGPAERLLAGGMAGAVAQTAIYPLDLVKTRLQVCEGGNAPKLGALTKNIWVQEGPRAFYKGLVPSLLGMIPYAGIDLAAYETLKDMSKTYILHDSEPGPLVQLGCGTVSAAFGASCVYPLQVIRTRMQAQRSNSAAAYKGMSDVFWRTLQNEGYRGFYKGLFPNLLKVVPSASITYLVYEAMKKSLDL from the exons ATGGGATGCGCTTGTCAAGGCTG TTTCTGCTTCACAGGGATTGAAATCGATGATGAGGAGCTTGCCCGTTTTGTGGAGCATGTTGATAAGGATAATAATGGAATTATAACTTTTGAAGAATGGAGAGATTTTCTTTTGCTTTATCCACATGAAGCTACAATTGAAAACATATACCATTACTGGGAAAGGGTATGCCTCGTAGATATTGGAGAGCAAGCTGTTATTCCAGAAGGCATCAGTGAGCATGTTAATAGGAGTAAATATTTTATTGCAGGGGGAATAGCAGGAGCTGCCTCTCGTACTGCAACTGCTCCACTTGATCGCTTGAAGGTGTTTTTGCAAGTTCAGACAACACATGCTCGTTTTGTTTCTGCTGTAAAGAAGATTTGGAAACAAGATGGCTTATTGGGTTTCTTTCGAGGTAATGGAATAAATGTTGTGAAGGTAGCACCAGAAAGCGCTATTAAGTTTTATTCTTATGAATTGTTGAAGAACGTCATTGGGGATTTTAAGGGGGGAGACAAAGATGTTATAGGTCCTGCTGAGAGACTTTTGGCCGGTGGAATGGCTGGTGCAGTGGCACAAACTGCTATCTATCCATTAGATCTTGTGAAAACTCGATTGCAAGTTTGTGAAGGTGGAAATGCTCCGAAGCTGGGAGCTCTAACAAAGAATATATGGGTTCAGGAAGGACCACGAGCCTTTTATAAAGGCCTTGTGCCATCTCTTCTTGGAATGATACCTTATGCTGGCATTGACCTTGCTGCCTATGAAACGCTGAAAGACATGTCAAAGACATATATTCTGCATGACAGTG AACCGGGTCCTCTTGTGCAATTGGGTTGTGGGACAGTCTCAGCAGCCTTTGGAGCATCATGTGTTTATCCCTTGCAGGTTATTAGAACCAG AATGCAAGCACAACGTTCTAATTCTGCTGCTGCTTATAAGGGTATGTCTGATGTATTTTGGAGAACACTCCAGAATGAAGGTTATAGAGGTTTCTACAAAGGACTCTTCCCAAATCTTCTCAAGGTTGTGCCATCTGCAAGCATAACATATTTGGTTTACGAAGCTATGAAAAAGAGTCTGGATCTTTGA
- the LOC110659721 gene encoding pentatricopeptide repeat-containing protein At5g61800 — MPIANHSQICYLSINYLLKQCKTNLQLHQVHAHAVTYGLLSLSSSQILTKILYALTKAITPKSSSSLLHYAVSVFNAIPNPSPFCYNLVIRIHTLHSSPFLALHFFRQMRRFSVPPDFHSFPFALKACTQLRFLSLAQSLHSQVLRFGFVSDLYVMNSLIHVYSVSNRLNYAYQVFEESSHQDVVSYNALIDGFVKVGDIEKAREIFDRMSVRDSVSWGTLMAGYAQGRYCKEAIELFDLMMDLKLGPDNIALVSALSACAQLGELEKGTQVRNYIEKNNIPIDSFLSTGLVDLYAKCGCIGTALKIFELSPDKSLITWNAMLVGIAMHGLGELLLNYFSRMMEAGVKPDGVSFLGVLVGCSHGGLVDEARKIFHEMESFYGVRREPKHYGCMADLLGRAGLIKEAIEMIKNLPTGGDMSAWSGLLGGCRIHGNVEIAEMAAKQVMELKPEDGGVYSILANVYANADRWEDVVKIRSLMSGNSIVKKNTGCSLIQLDGIVHEFLAGDSLHAQRDEINKVLDGIREHQFEVW, encoded by the coding sequence ATGCCAATCGCCAACCACTCACAAATATGCTATCTTTCAATTAACTATCTCCTCAAGCAATGCAAAACCAACCTTCAACTCCACCAAGTCCATGCCCACGCTGTCACTTATGGCCTCCTCTCTCTTAGCAGTTCTCAAATTTTAACCAAAATCCTCTACGCTCTCACCAAGGCAATTACCCCCAAATCATCATCGTCTCTGTTGCACTATGCAGTCTCCGTATTCAATGCTATTCCAAACCCCTCTCCCTTTTGCTACAATCTTGTCATTAGGATCCACACCCTCCATTCCTCTCCTTTCCTCGCCCTCCATTTCTTTCGACAAATGCGCCGTTTCTCTGTACCTCCTGACTTCCACTCCTTCCCTTTTGCCCTCAAAGCTTGCACACAGCTTCGCTTTCTTTCGTTGGCCCAATCGCTACATTCTCAAGTTCTGAGATTTGGGTTTGTCTCAGATTTGTACGTGATGAATTCTCTCATTCATGTGTATTCGGTATCTAATCGCTTAAATTATGCTTATCAGGTGTTTGAGGAAAGTTCTCATCAAGATGTGGTCTCTTACAATGCGTTGATTGACGGGTTCGTTAAAGTCGGTGACATTGAAAAGGCACGGGAAATTTTTGATCGGATGTCTGTGCGAGATTCTGTGTCTTGGGGTACTCTTATGGCAGGGTATGCCCAGGGAAGATATTGCAAGGAGGCAATTGAATTATTTGATCTTATGATGGATTTAAAGCTTGGACCTGATAATATTGCATTGGTGTCTGCTCTTTCTGCTTGTGCACAACTAGGTGAACTGGAAAAAGGGACGCAGGTTCGCAATTATATTGAAAAGAATAATATACCGATTGATTCTTTTTTATCAACGGGGTTGGTTGATCTTTATGCGAAGTGTGGGTGCATTGGCACTGCTCTAAAGATTTTTGAATTGAGCCCtgataaaagtttgattacatggAACGCGATGCTAGTCGGCATTGCAATGCACGGTCTTGGTGAGTTATTGCTAAATTACTTCTCAAGAATGATGGAGGCTGGGGTTAAACCTGACGGAGTTAGCTTTTTAGGAGTTTTAGTAGGATGTAGCCATGGGGGCCTGGTAGATGAGGCCAGGAAGATTTTCCATGAGATGGAATCTTTTTATGGTGTCCGTCGAGAGCCCAAACACTATGGGTGCATGGCTGATTTGCTAGGCCGGGCTGGGTTGATCAAAGAAGCAATAGAAATGATAAAAAACTTGCCTACGGGTGGTGATATGTCTGCGTGGAGTGGTTTGCTAGGAGGGTGTAGGATACATGGGAATGTTGAAATTGCAGAGATGGCAGCAAAGCAGGTGATGGAGTTAAAACCTGAAGATGGTGGGGTTTATTCAATCTTGGCTAATGTTTATGCCAATGCAGATCGATGGGAAGATGTGGTGAAGATTAGGAGTTTGATGAGTGGCAATAGTATTGTAAAGAAGAATACTGGTTGTAGCTTAATTCAGTTGGATGGGATTGTACATGAGTTTCTTGCAGGAGATAGTTTGCATGCACAAAGAGATGAGATAAATAAGGTTTTAGATGGAATTAGGGAACATCAATTTGAAGTGTGGTAG
- the LOC110659722 gene encoding uncharacterized protein LOC110659722 → MALRSMSCWKSMVSRLSGTATYATSSSPKMMAYAPTADFGSPQREKRTKKTIKGEFVPVYVVIGMIALSVSLGLYTAKQQIMHSPTVRVKKKTRETIPEVEEPEIVMNEADRFVKKSFFRKIAHVQEFDSGLRYTPDPIRRDAFAHEQPRAETPKSVGVDPKWR, encoded by the exons ATGGCATTGAGATCAATG AGTTGTTGGAAATCAATGGTGAGTCGGTTGAGTGGAACTGCAACGTATGCAACTTCAAGCTCTCCAAAAATGATGGCGTATGCTCCAACAGCTGATTTCGGCAGTCCTCAGCGAGAAAAACGTACTAAAAAGACAATAAAGGGAGAGTTTGTGCCCGTTTATGTGGTGATAGGAATGATAGCTCTATCGGTATCTCTGGGTCTGTACACCGCGAAGCAACAGATAATGCACTCCCCGACAGTACGCGTGAAGAAGAAGACAAGGGAAACGATACCAGAGGTGGAGGAGCCTGAGATAGTGATGAATGAGGCTGATAGATTCGTGAAGAAGTCTTTCTTCAGGAAAATTGCGCATGTTCAAGAGTTTGATAGCGGTCTTCGATATACGCCTGATCCTATTCGTAGAGACGCTTTTGCACACGAGCAGCCCCGCGCTGAGACTCCCAAGTCTGTTGGGGTTGATCCCAAGTGGCGTTGA